A single genomic interval of Nonomuraea rubra harbors:
- a CDS encoding cytochrome P450 — translation MAHSFPVPRTCPFAPPPEYERMREEAPLVRTSLPGGDVWLVTRHAEAKQVLGGGGISTSPATPGHPNAALRPSPPPSPEEAAAMERFLAGHFIDLDPPEHTRFRRLLIPEFTVRRIRDLRPGIQALVDGLIDDLVARGSEAELVESFGLALPSLVICQLLGVPYADREFFQARTREMLSSDGDFHTPAFAIRDYLDGLVTGAEKAPRDDLLGRLITGGQLTHDELVGVMFLLLVAGHETTANMIPLATLTLLRHPDQLAALRENPDRWPMAVDELLRFHSIVDWVAFDRVAVEDQEIGGQLVRKGEGIFVLGASANRDARAFERPDEFDVERGARHHVAFGYGVHQCLGQNLARAELEIALRTLFERLPGLRVTVADEELSAKYDGPIFGLTSMPVAW, via the coding sequence ATGGCGCATTCCTTCCCAGTTCCGCGTACCTGCCCGTTCGCGCCGCCGCCCGAGTACGAGCGGATGCGCGAGGAGGCCCCGCTCGTACGGACCTCGCTCCCCGGCGGCGACGTCTGGCTCGTCACCCGGCACGCCGAGGCCAAGCAGGTGCTCGGCGGCGGCGGCATCAGCACCAGCCCGGCCACGCCCGGCCACCCCAACGCCGCGCTCCGCCCCTCGCCGCCGCCGTCGCCCGAGGAGGCGGCGGCCATGGAGAGGTTCCTGGCCGGCCACTTCATCGACCTGGACCCGCCCGAGCACACCAGGTTCAGGCGGCTGCTCATCCCCGAGTTCACCGTCAGGCGGATCAGGGACCTGCGGCCGGGCATCCAGGCGCTGGTCGACGGGCTCATCGACGACCTGGTCGCGCGGGGCTCCGAGGCCGAGCTGGTCGAGTCGTTCGGGCTCGCCCTGCCCTCGCTGGTGATCTGCCAGCTCCTCGGCGTCCCGTACGCCGACCGGGAGTTCTTCCAGGCGCGCACCCGCGAGATGCTCAGCTCCGACGGGGACTTCCACACGCCGGCGTTCGCGATCAGGGACTACCTCGACGGGCTCGTCACCGGCGCCGAGAAGGCTCCGAGGGACGACCTGCTCGGGCGGCTGATCACCGGCGGGCAGCTCACGCACGACGAGCTGGTGGGGGTGATGTTCCTGCTGCTCGTCGCCGGCCACGAGACCACCGCCAACATGATCCCGCTGGCCACGCTCACCCTCCTGCGCCACCCGGACCAGCTCGCCGCGCTGCGCGAGAACCCTGATCGCTGGCCGATGGCGGTCGACGAGCTGCTGCGCTTCCACTCGATCGTGGACTGGGTGGCCTTCGACCGGGTCGCCGTCGAGGACCAGGAGATCGGCGGGCAGCTCGTCAGGAAGGGCGAGGGCATCTTCGTGCTCGGCGCCTCCGCCAACCGGGACGCGCGGGCGTTCGAGCGGCCGGACGAGTTCGACGTCGAGCGCGGCGCCCGCCACCACGTGGCCTTCGGGTACGGCGTGCACCAGTGCCTGGGCCAGAACCTGGCGCGCGCCGAGCTGGAGATCGCGCTGCGCACGCTGTTCGAGCGCCTGCCCGGCCTGCGGGTCACGGTGGCCGACGAGGAGCTGTCCGCCAAGTACGATGGACCCATCTTCGGGCTCACGTCGATGCCCGTCGCGTGGTGA
- a CDS encoding response regulator transcription factor, whose translation MSEPARLLVVDDEPALREALQSSLEFEGYKVVTANDGQQALDALAAEPYDAVLLDVMMPRLDGLTACRRLRGSGNHVPVLMLTARDAVGDRVSGLDAGADDYLVKPFELDELLARVRALLRRGALSSGTPEGDTLSYGDLHMDPATREVTRGERRLDLTRTEYLLMELFLAHPRQVLTRDQILSEVWGFDFEPTSNSLDVYVMYLRRKTEAGGEPRVIHTVRGVGYVLRATQ comes from the coding sequence ATGAGTGAGCCCGCACGGTTGCTGGTAGTGGACGACGAGCCCGCGTTGCGCGAGGCTCTGCAGTCGAGCCTGGAGTTCGAGGGCTACAAGGTCGTCACCGCCAACGACGGGCAGCAGGCGCTCGACGCCCTGGCGGCGGAGCCGTACGACGCGGTGCTGCTCGACGTCATGATGCCCCGGCTCGACGGGCTGACCGCGTGCCGCAGGCTGCGCGGGTCGGGCAACCACGTGCCGGTGCTCATGCTCACGGCCCGCGACGCGGTCGGCGACCGGGTCTCCGGGCTCGACGCGGGCGCCGACGACTACCTCGTCAAGCCGTTCGAGCTGGACGAGCTGCTGGCCAGGGTGCGGGCCCTGCTGCGGCGCGGCGCGCTCAGCTCGGGCACCCCCGAGGGCGACACGCTCTCGTACGGCGACCTGCACATGGACCCGGCGACCAGGGAGGTCACGCGCGGCGAGCGCCGGCTCGACCTGACCAGGACCGAGTACCTGCTGATGGAGCTGTTCCTGGCGCACCCGCGCCAGGTGCTGACCAGGGATCAGATCCTCAGCGAGGTGTGGGGCTTCGACTTCGAGCCGACGTCCAACTCGCTCGACGTGTACGTGATGTACCTGCGGCGCAAGACCGAGGCCGGGGGCGAGCCGCGCGTGATCCACACCGTGCGCGGGGTGGGTTACGTGCTCAGGGCGACGCAGTGA
- a CDS encoding HAMP domain-containing sensor histidine kinase gives MNGGELRARLVALSRRGSLRTRLTLLVTVAVALAIAMCAGLSYYVLQTRLIGNFDQSILESVRGGDRGFLEHNCTPDGTRGPFADGSATLLFANGTTCSIGQSPIVPDYERDSAAFEPCEPVYRYGTTRDGKPVRVVTVNFKPGVAVMESRPVGYIQRTLRLAGVSLAGISVLGVLGAALAGLAISRSALRPVGELTRAVEHIAQTEDLDTRIPVHGDDEIARLSSSFNAMTAALAGSRERQKQLVADAGHELRTPLTTLRTNIDLLLRSEQTGRSLDPGAKERLLVNVKAQFAELSTLVADLLQLARGDTDHEPHVELGLHEVVTAAVERARLRGAEVVTDLSPWYVVGSATSLERAVLNLIDNAAKFSPPGAQVEVRLRDGRLTVRDHGPGLPEEELPHVFERFWRSPSARGLPGSGLGLAIVAQAVTEAGGSVSLENAPDGGAIATMTLPGTLIRNSESDKSA, from the coding sequence GTGAACGGCGGTGAGCTGCGGGCGCGGCTGGTCGCGCTGTCCAGGCGCGGCAGCCTGCGCACGCGGCTGACGCTGCTGGTCACGGTGGCCGTGGCGCTGGCCATCGCGATGTGCGCGGGCCTGTCCTACTACGTCCTGCAAACCCGGCTCATCGGCAACTTCGACCAGAGCATCCTGGAGTCCGTGAGGGGCGGTGACAGGGGGTTCCTGGAGCACAACTGCACGCCGGACGGCACGCGGGGCCCGTTCGCCGACGGCTCGGCGACGTTACTGTTCGCCAACGGCACCACCTGCTCGATCGGCCAGTCGCCCATCGTGCCGGACTACGAGCGGGACTCGGCGGCCTTCGAGCCGTGCGAGCCCGTCTACCGTTACGGCACGACGCGCGACGGCAAGCCCGTCCGCGTGGTGACGGTCAACTTCAAGCCCGGCGTGGCGGTCATGGAGTCCAGGCCCGTCGGCTACATCCAGCGCACGTTGCGGCTCGCCGGGGTCAGTCTCGCCGGCATCTCCGTGCTCGGGGTGCTCGGCGCGGCCCTGGCCGGGCTCGCGATCTCCCGCTCCGCCCTGCGGCCGGTCGGCGAGCTGACCAGGGCGGTCGAGCACATCGCGCAGACCGAGGACCTCGACACCCGCATCCCCGTCCACGGCGACGACGAGATCGCCCGCCTGTCCTCCTCGTTCAACGCCATGACCGCCGCCCTGGCCGGCTCCAGGGAGCGCCAGAAACAGCTCGTCGCCGACGCCGGCCACGAGCTGCGCACCCCGCTCACCACCCTGCGCACCAACATCGACCTGCTGCTGCGCAGCGAGCAGACCGGCCGCAGCCTCGACCCGGGCGCCAAGGAGCGCCTGCTGGTCAACGTGAAGGCGCAGTTCGCCGAGCTGTCCACGCTGGTGGCCGACCTGCTCCAGCTCGCCAGGGGCGACACCGACCACGAGCCGCACGTCGAGCTGGGCCTCCACGAGGTGGTCACGGCCGCCGTGGAGCGCGCCAGGCTGCGCGGCGCCGAGGTCGTCACCGACCTCAGCCCCTGGTACGTCGTGGGCAGCGCCACGTCACTCGAACGGGCCGTGCTGAACCTCATCGACAACGCCGCCAAGTTCAGCCCGCCCGGCGCCCAGGTCGAGGTGAGGCTGCGCGACGGCCGCCTGACCGTGCGCGACCACGGCCCCGGCCTGCCCGAGGAGGAGCTGCCGCACGTCTTCGAGCGGTTCTGGCGCTCCCCGTCGGCCCGTGGCCTGCCCGGCTCCGGGCTGGGGCTGGCGATCGTGGCGCAGGCCGTCACGGAGGCCGGCGGCAGCGTGAGCCTGGAGAACGCCCCGGACGGCGGAGCCATCGCCACCATGACCCTGCCGGGAACTCTCATCCGCAACTCAGAATCGGATAAGTCGGCTTAA
- a CDS encoding ATP-binding cassette domain-containing protein — protein sequence MAAPLIAARGIVKSYGQVEALRGADFSLGAGEVVALIGDNGAGKSTLAKILSGVERPDGGTIEADGEPVAFGSVEEARGAGIETVYQDLALCADLTPAANFFLGRERLRPGLLGLLGVLDNAAMRRETQRACERLGVRLASQSAPVSALSGGQRQGVAVARAVTWARRAVFMDEPTAALGVLQTRRVLDLIRTVRDSGVSVVLISHNMQDVMAVSDRVEVLRLGRRVARFDTARVSMEELVGAMTGVLEQREAQE from the coding sequence ATGGCCGCACCGCTGATCGCCGCCCGCGGGATCGTGAAGAGCTACGGCCAGGTCGAGGCGCTGCGCGGCGCGGACTTCAGCTTGGGGGCCGGCGAGGTGGTCGCGCTGATCGGCGACAACGGGGCGGGCAAGTCCACGCTGGCCAAGATCCTCTCGGGCGTCGAGCGCCCGGACGGCGGGACGATCGAGGCCGACGGCGAGCCGGTCGCGTTCGGGTCCGTGGAGGAGGCCAGGGGCGCCGGGATCGAGACCGTCTACCAGGACCTCGCGCTCTGCGCCGACCTCACCCCCGCCGCCAACTTCTTCCTCGGCAGGGAACGCCTCAGGCCCGGCCTGCTCGGCCTGCTCGGCGTGCTGGACAACGCGGCCATGCGGCGGGAGACCCAGCGGGCCTGCGAGCGGCTCGGCGTGCGGCTGGCGTCCCAGAGCGCGCCCGTGTCGGCCCTGTCCGGCGGGCAGCGGCAGGGCGTCGCGGTGGCCAGGGCCGTCACGTGGGCGCGGCGGGCGGTGTTCATGGATGAGCCGACGGCGGCGCTGGGCGTGCTGCAGACGCGGCGGGTGCTCGACCTCATCAGGACCGTACGGGACTCCGGCGTGTCCGTCGTGCTCATCAGCCACAACATGCAGGACGTCATGGCGGTCTCCGACCGGGTCGAGGTGTTGCGGCTGGGGCGGCGGGTGGCCAGGTTCGACACGGCACGGGTGTCGATGGAGGAGCTGGTCGGCGCCATGACGGGCGTGCTCGAACAGCGGGAGGCCCAGGAATGA
- a CDS encoding ABC transporter permease, with the protein MSGPGTRPARLGGLQVVWIGLVLAGLLVAFSVLAPRSFPTSFNLLNLVSDAAILLLLATGMTFVIITAGIDLSVGGVLVFSAVVAARVIEGTGSPLLGAAGALATGLAWGLLNGVLVALGRIPALIVTLGTLGMSLGGALLLTGGVDLRAPAGLNLGLGLARWLGVPLIVWICAAITAVLALALAFTRFGRHTYAIGSNAEAARRGGVAVRRHLIKVYGLAGLLAGLAGHLSLAKYGITGVSAHSTDNLQAIAAVVIGGTSLFGGAGTVAGTVIGVFIPVVLQNGFQILGVRPFWQQVVVGAVLVAAVYVDQWRRRARDQ; encoded by the coding sequence ATGAGCGGCCCAGGGACCAGGCCGGCGCGGCTGGGCGGGCTCCAGGTCGTGTGGATCGGGCTGGTGCTGGCCGGGCTGCTGGTCGCGTTCTCCGTGCTGGCCCCGCGCTCCTTCCCCACCTCGTTCAACCTGCTGAACCTGGTCAGCGACGCCGCCATCCTCCTCCTGCTGGCCACCGGCATGACGTTCGTGATCATCACGGCGGGGATCGACCTGTCGGTCGGCGGCGTGCTGGTGTTCTCGGCCGTGGTGGCGGCCAGGGTCATCGAGGGCACCGGCTCGCCGCTGCTCGGCGCGGCGGGCGCGCTCGCCACCGGCCTGGCCTGGGGCCTGCTGAACGGCGTGCTGGTCGCGCTGGGCCGGATCCCGGCGCTGATCGTGACGCTGGGCACGCTGGGCATGTCCCTCGGCGGCGCGCTCCTGCTCACCGGAGGCGTCGACCTGCGCGCGCCCGCCGGCCTCAACCTGGGGCTCGGGCTGGCGCGCTGGCTCGGCGTGCCGCTGATCGTGTGGATCTGCGCCGCCATCACCGCGGTCCTGGCCCTCGCGCTGGCCTTCACCCGCTTCGGCCGGCACACGTACGCGATCGGCTCCAACGCCGAGGCCGCCCGGCGCGGCGGCGTGGCCGTGCGCAGGCACCTGATCAAGGTGTACGGCCTGGCCGGCCTCCTCGCCGGCCTGGCGGGGCACCTGTCGCTGGCCAAGTACGGCATCACCGGCGTCTCCGCGCACTCCACCGACAACCTCCAGGCCATCGCGGCCGTGGTGATCGGCGGCACCTCCCTGTTCGGCGGGGCGGGGACGGTGGCGGGCACGGTCATCGGCGTGTTCATCCCCGTCGTGCTGCAGAACGGCTTCCAGATCCTCGGCGTACGGCCGTTCTGGCAGCAGGTGGTGGTGGGCGCCGTGCTCGTCGCCGCCGTCTACGTGGACCAGTGGAGGCGCCGGGCCCGCGACCAGTAA
- a CDS encoding ABC transporter substrate-binding protein yields the protein MRKAMAALGAMLLLTACGGAGGGAGGGDDRIRVTLVQGLAGEEFYETMACGARAKAQELGVALDVQGPQKFDPTLQTPIVNSVVAGGPDAMLIAPTDVKAMIAPLTQAKQQNIKIILVDTVVEDQSIGLSRISTDNLKGGAAAAKALSEQVGGKGKVLVISTDPGVSTVDARIKGFEEELGANHPGLTSLGVQYSHNDVGEASRIMNAALAKDADLAGVFATNLNSATGAGTALQQAGKLGKVKMVGFDAGPAQVEQLRAGVVQALIAQLPGDIGAKGVEQAVAAVRGQQVTPSIPTDATIVTAANVDRPEVQKVLYKAGC from the coding sequence ATGCGCAAGGCCATGGCCGCTCTCGGAGCGATGTTGCTGCTCACCGCCTGCGGAGGCGCGGGCGGTGGTGCGGGCGGTGGTGACGACCGGATCAGGGTGACGCTCGTGCAGGGCCTGGCGGGGGAGGAGTTCTACGAGACCATGGCGTGCGGGGCGCGGGCCAAGGCCCAGGAGCTGGGCGTGGCGCTGGACGTGCAGGGGCCGCAGAAGTTCGACCCGACGCTGCAGACGCCGATCGTCAACTCCGTCGTCGCGGGCGGGCCGGACGCCATGCTGATCGCCCCGACCGACGTCAAGGCCATGATCGCGCCGCTGACCCAGGCCAAGCAGCAGAACATCAAGATCATCCTGGTGGACACGGTGGTCGAGGACCAGAGCATCGGCCTGTCCAGGATCAGCACCGACAACCTCAAGGGCGGCGCGGCGGCGGCCAAGGCGCTGTCGGAGCAGGTCGGAGGCAAGGGCAAGGTGCTGGTGATCTCCACCGACCCGGGCGTCAGCACCGTGGACGCGCGGATCAAGGGCTTCGAGGAGGAGCTCGGGGCGAACCACCCGGGCCTGACCTCCCTCGGCGTGCAGTACTCGCACAACGACGTCGGCGAGGCCTCCCGCATCATGAACGCCGCGCTGGCCAAGGACGCCGACCTGGCCGGGGTGTTCGCCACGAACCTGAACTCGGCCACCGGCGCCGGCACCGCACTCCAGCAGGCCGGCAAGCTCGGCAAGGTCAAGATGGTCGGCTTCGACGCCGGCCCCGCCCAGGTCGAGCAGCTCAGGGCGGGCGTCGTGCAGGCGCTGATCGCGCAATTGCCCGGGGACATCGGGGCGAAGGGCGTGGAGCAGGCCGTCGCGGCGGTCAGGGGCCAGCAGGTCACCCCGTCGATCCCCACGGACGCCACCATCGTCACGGCCGCGAACGTGGACCGGCCCGAGGTGCAGAAGGTGCTCTACAAGGCCGGTTGCTAG
- a CDS encoding helix-turn-helix domain-containing protein encodes MTSFQQARIDLGSQLRQLREAAHLSGKELAGRLRWQPSKVSRLENARQTATEDDVVVWAQAVNASPDTTDELIRQSIALLERHDDWKQRHRSGLAAIQEDVRDLEARTKVFRVFEPGIIVGLLQTSEYARHVFRKVKRLYSAADQIDAAVRVRMQRQEILYDRTRTFRFVVTEAALRTMLAPPEVMRGQLDRLLAVSTLPNVEFGVIPFGTELPANPVNGFWIYNEAMVAVATMTKDLILRDPDDIAFYVRAFDDYAKAAEFGEPGREVIIAILHDYRKQTPH; translated from the coding sequence GTGACGTCCTTTCAGCAGGCGCGCATCGACCTCGGCAGCCAGTTGCGTCAGCTGCGCGAGGCGGCCCATCTGTCGGGCAAGGAGCTGGCCGGACGGCTGCGCTGGCAGCCGTCCAAGGTCTCCAGGCTGGAGAACGCCCGGCAGACGGCGACCGAGGATGACGTGGTCGTGTGGGCGCAGGCCGTCAACGCCTCGCCCGACACGACGGACGAGCTGATCAGGCAGTCCATCGCGCTGCTGGAGCGGCACGACGACTGGAAGCAGCGCCACCGCAGCGGCCTGGCCGCGATCCAGGAGGACGTCCGCGACCTGGAGGCGCGCACGAAGGTCTTCCGCGTCTTCGAGCCGGGCATCATCGTGGGCCTGCTGCAGACCTCCGAGTACGCCAGGCACGTCTTCCGCAAGGTCAAGCGGCTCTACAGCGCGGCCGACCAGATCGACGCGGCGGTGCGGGTGCGCATGCAGCGCCAGGAGATCCTCTACGACCGGACGCGCACGTTCAGGTTCGTGGTCACCGAGGCCGCGCTGCGCACGATGCTGGCGCCGCCCGAGGTGATGCGCGGCCAGCTCGACCGCCTGCTCGCCGTCAGCACGCTGCCGAACGTGGAGTTCGGCGTCATCCCGTTCGGCACCGAGCTGCCGGCCAACCCGGTCAACGGCTTCTGGATCTACAACGAGGCCATGGTCGCGGTCGCCACGATGACCAAGGACCTGATCCTGCGCGATCCCGATGACATCGCCTTCTATGTGCGGGCGTTCGACGATTACGCGAAGGCGGCGGAGTTCGGGGAACCGGGGCGGGAGGTCATCATCGCGATTCTTCACGATTACCGGAAACAAACTCCACATTAA
- a CDS encoding phosphotransferase family protein: MTSTHIDVGAIDFDELGAWMDAEGLPGGPITDPAPVLGGTQNVMVRFERGGQPYVLRRPPLHTRRKSNEVLRREARVLAALRDTPVPAPRLVAAQTAREPVFYLMEPVDGFNPSTGLPEPHASDPAIRHRMGLEAAAALAELGRVDPAVLPGFGRPEGFLERQVPRWLKELDSYGELDGYPGPDIPGLRETADWLTRHLPRTFTPGVMHGDYHFANLMFAPDSPRVAAIVDWEMCTVGDPLVDLGWLLAMWPSGNDHVPGLPPPRELVAYYAALSERDMSAIDWYAVMACFKLGIVLEGTHARAFAGKAPKDIGDLLHATTLALFERAEEFMNGALG, translated from the coding sequence ATGACCTCCACCCACATCGACGTCGGCGCGATCGACTTCGACGAGCTCGGCGCGTGGATGGACGCCGAGGGGCTGCCGGGCGGCCCGATCACGGACCCGGCACCGGTCCTGGGCGGCACGCAGAACGTCATGGTGCGCTTCGAGCGCGGCGGCCAGCCGTACGTGCTGCGCCGCCCTCCCCTGCACACCCGGCGCAAGAGCAACGAGGTGCTGCGCCGCGAGGCGCGGGTGCTGGCGGCGCTGCGCGACACGCCGGTGCCCGCACCCCGGCTGGTGGCCGCGCAGACGGCGCGGGAGCCGGTGTTCTACCTGATGGAGCCGGTGGACGGGTTCAACCCCTCGACGGGGCTGCCTGAGCCGCACGCGTCCGACCCGGCGATCAGGCACCGGATGGGGCTGGAGGCCGCCGCCGCGCTGGCCGAGCTGGGGCGCGTCGATCCGGCGGTGCTGCCGGGGTTCGGACGGCCCGAGGGCTTCCTGGAGCGGCAGGTGCCGCGCTGGCTCAAGGAGCTCGACTCCTACGGCGAGCTCGACGGCTACCCCGGGCCGGACATCCCCGGCCTGCGCGAGACGGCCGACTGGCTCACCCGCCATCTGCCCCGCACGTTCACGCCGGGCGTCATGCACGGCGACTACCACTTCGCGAACCTCATGTTCGCCCCCGACAGCCCCCGCGTGGCCGCGATCGTCGACTGGGAGATGTGCACGGTCGGCGATCCGCTGGTGGATCTCGGCTGGCTGCTGGCCATGTGGCCGTCGGGCAACGATCACGTGCCGGGGCTGCCGCCGCCGCGCGAGCTGGTCGCGTACTACGCGGCGCTGTCGGAGCGCGACATGTCGGCCATCGACTGGTACGCGGTGATGGCCTGCTTCAAGCTCGGCATCGTGCTCGAAGGCACCCATGCCAGGGCGTTCGCCGGAAAGGCGCCCAAGGACATCGGCGATCTGCTGCACGCGACGACGCTGGCGCTGTTCGAACGGGCCGAGGAGTTCATGAACGGCGCCCTCGGCTAA
- a CDS encoding GNAT family N-acetyltransferase, producing MDVRRLTQDDLDDCTLLAKDRGWLPERHKWGLLFEVGEVYGIDAPDGDGLAATNVLTRYGDDHAVISMVLTAARFERRGLGGRLMEHALEQAGGRTVSLYATEMGRPLYERLGFRVAGRAAKHTGVFRGEPSGRTRPATQADLDGILRLDAELFGTDRSALLRRMSGFGEQVLVAEGGFGHCWRNDDNTVIGPVVARDEETARALIGDLALHAGGEVRMDFDLSRQALIAWAGEHGIGSPWQVSMMVRGGELPGDRSCQYLPFMQALG from the coding sequence ATGGATGTTCGCCGCCTCACCCAGGACGACCTCGACGACTGCACCCTGCTGGCCAAGGACCGGGGGTGGCTGCCCGAGCGGCACAAGTGGGGCCTGCTGTTCGAGGTCGGCGAGGTGTACGGGATCGACGCCCCCGACGGCGACGGCCTGGCCGCCACGAATGTCCTGACCCGCTACGGCGACGACCACGCGGTGATCAGCATGGTGCTGACGGCCGCCAGGTTCGAGCGGCGGGGGCTGGGCGGCAGGCTCATGGAGCACGCGCTGGAGCAGGCGGGCGGGCGCACGGTCTCGCTGTACGCCACCGAGATGGGCCGTCCCCTGTACGAGCGGCTCGGCTTCCGCGTCGCCGGCCGGGCCGCCAAGCACACGGGCGTCTTCCGCGGCGAGCCGTCGGGCCGTACCCGCCCGGCCACGCAGGCGGATCTCGACGGCATCCTGCGGCTCGACGCGGAGCTGTTCGGCACGGACCGGTCGGCGTTGTTGCGGCGGATGTCCGGGTTCGGCGAGCAGGTGCTGGTCGCCGAGGGCGGTTTCGGCCACTGCTGGCGCAACGACGACAACACGGTGATCGGCCCGGTCGTGGCCAGGGACGAGGAGACGGCCAGGGCGCTGATCGGCGATCTGGCGCTGCACGCGGGCGGCGAGGTGCGGATGGACTTCGACCTGTCCAGGCAGGCGCTCATCGCGTGGGCGGGCGAGCACGGCATCGGCAGCCCGTGGCAGGTCTCGATGATGGTGCGCGGCGGGGAGCTGCCGGGTGACCGGTCGTGCCAGTACCTGCCGTTCATGCAGGCACTGGGTTGA
- a CDS encoding ROK family protein, whose amino-acid sequence MTHVAAIDVGGTTMKGGLVTRDGTIHRFERRPTPRSGGPAQVIAAISAFVADLARPRDGVRPLAVGLAVPGLVTPTHAVFSAAFGWRDVPAHAFAPDVDVPVALGHDVRSAGEAELAYGEGGRDVLYLPIGTGIAGAVVLSGALYGGAGGWAGQIGHIPVRPGGAACGCGQQGCLAAYASGGAVAARCGLPGAEEVVQAVLAGDTRAVEVWGEAVEALALALATYTLVLDPAAIVIGGGVSRAGETLLGPLRARLSGRLGFREAPEVRASSLGAGAGLMGAGLLGWRAVPGA is encoded by the coding sequence ATGACGCACGTGGCGGCGATCGACGTCGGTGGCACCACCATGAAGGGCGGGCTCGTCACCAGGGACGGGACGATCCACCGCTTCGAGCGCCGCCCCACGCCCCGCTCCGGTGGCCCCGCCCAGGTCATCGCCGCCATCTCGGCCTTCGTCGCCGACCTCGCCCGCCCCCGTGACGGCGTGCGGCCGCTCGCGGTCGGGCTCGCCGTGCCCGGGCTCGTCACGCCCACCCACGCCGTCTTCTCGGCCGCGTTCGGCTGGCGCGACGTGCCCGCGCACGCGTTCGCCCCGGACGTGGACGTGCCGGTGGCGCTCGGGCACGACGTGCGGTCGGCGGGGGAGGCGGAGCTCGCGTACGGGGAAGGCGGGCGGGACGTGCTGTACCTGCCCATCGGCACCGGCATCGCGGGAGCCGTGGTGCTGTCAGGAGCGCTGTACGGTGGCGCGGGCGGGTGGGCCGGGCAGATCGGGCACATCCCCGTGCGGCCCGGCGGGGCGGCCTGCGGGTGCGGCCAGCAGGGGTGCCTGGCGGCCTACGCGTCCGGGGGCGCCGTGGCGGCCCGGTGCGGGCTTCCGGGGGCCGAGGAGGTCGTACAGGCGGTTCTGGCGGGGGACACGCGGGCCGTGGAGGTGTGGGGCGAGGCCGTGGAGGCGCTCGCGCTGGCGCTGGCCACGTACACGCTGGTGCTCGATCCCGCGGCCATCGTGATCGGCGGCGGGGTCTCGCGGGCGGGGGAGACCCTGCTCGGCCCGCTGCGTGCGCGGCTGAGCGGGCGGCTGGGGTTCCGGGAGGCGCCGGAGGTGCGGGCGTCGTCGCTCGGGGCCGGGGCGGGGCTCATGGGGGCGGGGCTGCTGGGGTGGCGGGCGGTGCCAGGGGCGTAG